The proteins below come from a single Eucalyptus grandis isolate ANBG69807.140 chromosome 3, ASM1654582v1, whole genome shotgun sequence genomic window:
- the LOC104437430 gene encoding pathogenesis-related protein PR-1: MNSHQGTALILTLLLLASTCLALPRKPSGPSLAAQFLAPHNAARAAIRMPPLTWDSRLATYAGWWAAQRRQDCDLRHSNGPYGENIFWGSGTGWNPGQAVAAWASERRWYDYRSNACAEGQMCGHYTQIVWRSTRRVGCAVVVCFKDGGTFMVCEYDPPGNYIGERPY, from the coding sequence ATGAACTCCCATCAGGGGACTGCCCTAATTCTAACACTCCTCCTCCTAGCCTCAACATGCCTTGCCCTCCCCAGAAAGCCATCCGGCCCGAGCCTGGCCGCCCAGTTCCTGGCCCCCCATAACGCAGCTCGCGCGGCCATCAGGATGCCGCCGCTCACGTGGGACTCGCGCCTCGCGACCTACGCAGGTTGGTGGGCTGCGCAGAGGCGGCAGGACTGCGATTTGAGGCACTCAAACGGGCCCTATGGGGAGAACATATTCTGGGGCAGTGGCACGGGGTGGAACCCGGGGCAGGCGGTGGCAGCATGGGCCTCGGAGCGACGGTGGTACGACTACCGGAGCAATGCATGCGCGGAGGGCCAGATGTGCGGGCACTACACCCAGATAGTGTGGAGGAGCACGAGGAGGGTCGGGTGCGCCGTGGTGGTGTGCTTCAAAGATGGCGGCACGTTCATGGTTTGTGAGTATGATCCGCCCGGGAATTACATCGGAGAGAGGCCTTATTGA